One window from the genome of Poecilia reticulata strain Guanapo linkage group LG9, Guppy_female_1.0+MT, whole genome shotgun sequence encodes:
- the svopa gene encoding synaptic vesicle 2-related protein: MDDDLFQLRQLPVVRFRRTGESTRSEEDVESREQEVRPAEPADLESVALAEGAPVPREFANPTDDTFMVEDAVEAIGFGTFQWKLSILTGLSWMADAMEMMILSILAPQLHCEWRLPSLEVALLTSAVFIGMMISSSLWGNISDKYGRKMGLTLSVLWTMFYGLMSAFAPIYGWILVLRALVGFGIGGAPQSVTLYAEFLPMRSRATCILLIEIFWAIGTVFEVLLAILVMPTLGWRWLLGLSTIPLFIFAFLCYWLPESARYDVLTGNQEKALATLKRIATENGVPMPLGKLIVARQEDRGKIRDLFSSHFRCTTVLLWFIWFANAFSYYGLVLLTTELFQEGGACGMPKGGKKELRCSLECKYLNSDDYKDLLWTTLSEFPGLLVTLWAIDRLGRRKTMALCFLVFSLCIIPLYGCVGRASMTVLIFIARAFIAGGFQAAYVYTPEVYPTATRALGLGTSSGMARVGALITPFVAQVMLESSVYLALSVYCCCCLFAAVASCALPIETTGRGLQESSNREWGQEMVGHRSEEIPHSSSGSQG, from the exons ATGGACGATGACCTGTTTCAGTTGAGACAACTTCC TGTTGTCCGTTTTCGTCGCACAGGTGAGAGCACGCGATCTGAGGAAGATGTGGAAAGCAGAGAGCAGGAGGTCAGGCCAGCCGAGCCTGCTGATCTGGAGTCTGTGGCACTGGCAGAAGGCGCTCCGGTGCCTCGAGAGTTTGCCAATCCAACCGACG ACACGTTCATGGTAGAAGATGCTGTGGAGGCCATAGGTTTTGGCACATTTCAGTGGAAACTCTCCATCCTCACTGGTTTATCCTGG ATGGCCGATGCCATGGAGATGATGATACTCAGCATCTTAGCCCCACAGCTCCACTGTGAATGGAGACTACCAAGCCTTGAGGTGGCACTGCTCACATCG GCGGTGTTCATTGGGATGATGATCAGCTCTTCTCTTTGGGGAAACATATCTGATAAATACGGCAGAAAGATG GGCTTGACTCTGAGTGTGCTTTGGACCATGTTCTACGGCCTCATGAGTGCATTTGCACCCATTTACGGATGGATCCTGGTCCTGCGTGCGCTGGTGGGCTTCGGTATAGGAGGGGCGCCTCAGTC GGTGACGCTGTATGCTGAGTTCCTTCCCATGAGATCCAGAGCCACATGTATTTTGCTGATTGAG atcttttgGGCAATCGGTACAGTGTTTGAGGTCCTGTTGGCGATCCTTGTGATGCCCACTCTGGGTTGGCGCTGGCTGCTCGGCCTTTCCACCATCCCTCTCTTCATTTTCGCCTTTCTGTGCTAC TGGCTGCCAGAGAGTGCTCGGTATGATGTGCTGACGGGGAATCAGGAAAAGGCTCTGGCAACTCTGAAACGCATAGCCACAGAGAACGGCGTCCCCATGCCTCTGGGGAAACTCATTGTTGCCAGACAG GAAGATCGGGGGAAGATCCGAGACTTGTTTTCGTCACACTTCCGATGCACCacggttctgctctggttcatTTG GTTTGCAAACGCCTTCTCTTACTACGGACTAGTGCTGCTCACTACAGAGTTGTTTCAGGAAGGAGGCGCATGTGGAA TGCCCAAAGGCGGAAAAAAGGAGCTCAGATGCAGCTTGGAGTGTAAATATCTCAATTCTGATGACTATAAAGATCTGCTCTGGACTACATTGTCTGAATTCCCag GACTACTGGTCACACTGTGGGCTATTGATCGATTGGGACGGAGAAAGACCATGGCTTTGTGTTTCCTcgtgttctctctgtgcatcaTCCCTCTGTATGGATGTGTTGGCAG agcATCCATGACGGTGTTGATATTCATAGCCAGAGCATTTATTGCTGGAGGCTTCCAGGCGGCCTACGTTTACACTCCAGAG GTTTATCCAACAGCAACCAGAGCTTTGGGTCTGGGAACAAGCAGTGGGATGGCCAGAGTTGGTGCCCTCATTACTCCTTTTGTTGCACAG GTGATGCTGGAGTCTTCGGTGTACCTGGCCCTCTCTGTGTAYtgctgctgctgcttgtttgctGCCGTCGCCTCCTGCGCTCTGCCCATTGAAACCACAGGTCGGGGTCTGCAAGAGTCCAGCAACCGTGAGTGGGGACAGGAGATGGTGGGCCACAGATCAGAAGAAATCCCACACTCCAGCTCTGGTTCACAGGGTTGA